The nucleotide window CACTGGCTGCTGACATGTAGTGTCAATGACCACCTGATGGGTGAGATTATGGATTACAATTCAGGGAAGGATACATTTCAGCACACTGATCTATAATGTATTCAGcattgttttttgtgcttttgtctAGCTGGAATGCAAGCTTTATTTGAGATAAAGAAGTGTTTCCCCAATGTCCACAAGCCCCGGCCTCATGGAGAGCTGCGACAGTACTTCATTGCTGCTGAAGAAGAAGTTTGGGACTATGCTCCTACAGTGCCTACAGATGGGTTAGTTATTGTACAAACTGACAGGAATGTAGAGGTCTGCTGGTCTGTACAGATCTTTCTTaatttgaactttgcttttgTGTGAGCAGTACGGCAGAAACGTTTGTAACCCGAGGTCAAAACCGCATTGGAAGCCGCTATAAGAAGGTTCGCTATGTGGAGTACACTGACAACACCTTCATGACAAAGATACTCCGCAGCCCAGAAGAACAGCACCTTGGAATTCTGGGTAATTCAAGCTTGAGAGGTTTTGGAAAGTTTGATGTTGCTAaaatctggaaaaaaaacacaacaacaaggacccccctccccttcctgcacacattaactcccttttttcctgcagcacaaccaaacatgtatcttaaagaaataacaacagTGTGCAGAGATAGCCAACCTgtcactgtaaaataacatttaagcaTTGTTACAATACCTTTCGAGCTATTGCGTTTGCAGACAGAATGACACAAGCGCACAAACGCTAACAAAAACATAACTGCCTCAGTTAATTACAGGTTTTTTGAATTAATTGCTTGTCAGAAATACAGTTATTGCAATTAAAAAGCACAGCAGAGTTGTGGAACATTTCCAAAAACTGCCTTAACTCATATTTGAACAAACTCATTTGGTTTAGTGTCTTAAACCATGTTGATAATCCCTCTAATTTTATGAGCTGTTATTATTAAAAACTATATTGCACCCTAACAGCATCTTATGTACAGTTATCCTAAATTTctagcctttttaaaaaaaaaaaagtgttatttaatttgtaaCTTTTTTATTAATCTTTGCACGTTAATGTTTCCAGGTCCTGTGTTGAAGGCTGAAGAGAAAGACACTATCAGGGTGGTGTTCAAGAACAAAGCCAGTCGGCCTTACACAATACAACCTCATGGAGTACAGTACAGCGTGGAACAGGATGGCACACTGTATCACAATGAGTTGGAAGGTTAATGCATGTACATTCACAAGTAATGCTATCAGTGTTAATATCTGTTTCATCCATCTGAACTCCTCttcctttcctctcttcagAGTCTTATACAGATAAGAAACTGAGGGAGCTGAAGAGGCTGCCAAGTAAGTGGAAGTCTGCAGTTGGGTACCATTTAGCATTTTGTTGATGCTTTATTATTGCTAATGAGATTTCTCCATTTCTCTGTGGAAATGCGTGAATAGGGGTGGTGACTCCTCCCCCTGCTGCTCTGGTCAGACCTGGGATGGTGCACATCTATGAGTGGATGGTGCCTGTAGGTGCTGGACCCGTAGAAGGGGAGGCTGACTGTCTGACCTATCTGTACTACTCTGCTGTGGACCCTGTTAAAGACACCAGCTCTGGACTGGTGGGGCCACTTCTCATTTGTCGACCTAAATCACTGAAGAAGGGAGTACAGGTGAGAGGAGAGACAACCCCCCCCAACAAGTCATATTGTGTGGTTCAGGTTACAGAGCAAGTTACATCCTCCTGAATCTGGTATTATGAAGGTAGATATATTTGGAATAAAATGATTCACACCAGGCTGTGCAGTGGacatataaatgttttttaaattcaaatagAATTATCAGTAAATTACACAGAAAATATTGATGGACTTGTTCTGCTGGCCTGAAACAAGTGTCTTGTGTTAGACTGAAAAAATGTTGCAGTTACTCATAAGAAACAGAATGAATCTTCCTGACATCCTGATATTCCTGACAGTGGCATCCAGAGAGGCGGAGtcttaaaatcaataaaatatgCTTTTGGTTTTAGTCATCTAATATCCACGGCTCCTGTCTCCAGGCTGGAAAATCTCTTCCTAACCTGAGTGTTCAGTCCCACTCTGAcatcacagaaaagaaaaaaaaaagttttgtggCCTTACTGGATTAATGAAGCAAAATCTGAAACATCTCCTCTtcacctctctctcttttcatgcagaaaaactataataaaGAGTTTCACCTCATGGCTACTGTATTTGATGAGAACCTGAGCTGGTATCTCGATGACAACATTAGGACTTTCACTACTGCTCCCAACACTGTCAACAAGGAGGATGAGGGCTTCATCGAGAGCAACAAAATGCATGGTGGGTACAGTGTGAAGTTTCATTTTAGTCACCACATGTAATAGTTACATTTGGGACAGTTACTATTATCAGCTAATGTCCTTTACTGCCTCAGCAATCCACCATAACTTACCTAATCCCTGtgtgtaatatttctgtgtaatttTCTTTAGCTATCAATGGGTTCGTGTATAACAATCTCCCAGGGCTGACCATGTGTAAGGGCGATAAAGTATCATGGCACCTGTCAGGACTGGGGTCAGAGACAGACATCATCAGTCTTTACTTCCAGGGCAACCGTTTCATCTATGAGCAGAACAGACGGGACACCATCAGCGTATTCCCTCACATCTCACACACTGTCACTATGGAGCCGGACAGCATGGGTATGGAGCTTTCTACTCTTTCTCTTAATCCATCCTTAGGAGAACGCTTATTCATGTTATTCTGTTTAGTTACACTTTAGGTGTGGCCCATGcatacaaaaaaattaaaagcccaaagttcaaattcaaattaaatataGAGGTAGATGGGTTGAATTGATTTATTGGCAACTACAGCAGCTGCCAATAGGAAACTTACAtgaattatttgaaaaaaaaaaaaaaaagctaattgACACTACTCtctcttttattttaaacagaatGGCATCACAACAAAAAAGATTaatcttaaataaaaatgtcagacTATCTGCTGGTCTTACCTAGCAGACACATTGATTTACCTGTTtgtctgtcttccttctctcaccccaacgcattgtggcagatggccccgcccctccctgagcctggttctgctggaggtttcttcctgttaaaagggagtttttccttcccactgtcaccaaagttcttgctcataggggtcatatgattgtttggtttttctctgtttgtattattgtagggtctaccttacaatataaagcaccttgaggcgacggttgttgtgatttggcgctgtaagtaaaactgaattgaactgaagttGCCATGAGAGCGGTTGTAAGAACCAttaaagtggacatgaaacactAAATGTATTAAGGTTAATTTATCCCATGGAGTACTGCCatgtctgtgaagctggatttaataaataagtgcttaaagttACAGTTTTTAGAGCATGTGTAGCGCCGTTTTGTCAGAGTAAAGAATGTGACATCACTGGGTTGGTCTAGTTGGCTGTTGCTAATAGTCTTACATTAGTTTATTAGCTAACTACAGTAGTGACAGAACTGATGattcagtggaaaacaagactaaaactaaaaatcagtCGAATGACCTTCATGCAGTTTAACGCCCAGTTCTACTGAGGTTCTCTCTTTTCccaagcacacacaaacagtttacAACGTAACGTATTTCTATGTGTGCATCATGCCATAAATATAAGTAGGTTTCCTACCGAAGCATGATTAGGAATCTTAACATCCATCAGCATGAGTCATTCTGATACAGAAGTCTGAATCACTGATGAATTTACATTTACAGCCTTCTTACTCACAGACTTTACGCTGAGGAAATGTGCCTAAGTCAGGGAGCTATGCTGGTGCATTTCTTTGATTTGTGACAGTAGCATTTCTTATTAGACTGACTCAGTGCACAAAAGCTGAAAGGTACTGTTGAAATGTTACATGTTTTTAAGGTATCACAGACTGTTAatcatttgttttgttggaCTGTTCAGTAAATGGGAATGATTTCAAAATGGAAAGGTAAACATGAAATACAATTACCCTTACTATGACCTTGGCCATTAAACCTTCAAGAAGTGTTGAGTGAGAAGACTTGAGAGCTAACtccaaaaaaaagacaagtgtCATGGTTTGGTGCATTGCAGACTGAGCtaggaaggtaaaaaaaaaagtggtttaagtgttaaacccccccaaaacaaaacaacatttggacaaaacaacaaaaccagaGAATATAGTCAAAAGAACACATTTGTGTTCTATGTAAATCCAACAATCACATTGTGTATTACTGTATCTCCGTGTGTATGTGTTTCAGGTCAGTTCGAGGTGGTATCTGCTACAGTGAACCATTACCGTAATGGGATGAGGGCCAACTACACGGTAGAGAAGTGCAGCATACTTCATCGTCAGAGTGAGATGATGTTACATTCAAAAACCTACTACATCGCTGCCATGGAAATAGACTGGGACTACGCTCCAAACCGAACCTGGGAGGTGGAGATGTTCCGCGGCATGGAGAGGTATGAGCTGTAGGGCGCGAGCCTGAGAGCTGCTGTAGAAACCGGAGATACAAATACATCATACCAGCAGCACATATATGTAACTCTTGTGTGTCCACCTTTATACAGTATACATCATGTATTACATGTTTACGTTATGAAGCTtatgaaacattacagaaaaCAATATAACAAATTTAGTAAAATCTAAGGAAAAAGTGTCCCATTGATACATGAATATGCTCCTTAACTCTAAATATGCAGACTCAGAGTACCTACACTAATTTAATGCATTCTATATTAATAAACAGTTTTTGGACATTACAGTAGGATCATTAAAATAACAATGGCCAACCAGTATTACATAATAAAGTTTTTTCTGTATATAGCAGAGCACTGTACCATTTTTAGAATATGAAACTGTCGCAGATTGCGGTAGGAGCGCTGAGAAAGAATTAAATAGTAATGCTAGCAAAGTGAGTTGCCTTTGGTTGCCTCTTATATAACAGTGAAAACTCGTTATAGTGGAACTGCAACTGTTTTAGTAAatcaaaatgtgtttgtgaCTCTCTCGCTGCAGTCCTGCCCCCATCTTTCTGGACAAGCAGGGTGGATTCATAGGCTCTCGTTACAAGAAGGTCGTCTACCGACAGTTCACCAGTGACAAGTTTACCAAACAGGTCGAAAGAACAGCTGATATGGAGCACCTCGGCATTGTGGGTGAGTATATTGAAGAGACCACTGACACATACTgtacaaattcatatttttccaTAAAGTTTTTGAAGCTCTGATGAGAAGACGTTGGTGCAGTGGTGCAGTAAAAGCCACTGATTGTGCTACATATTGTAAATAACACATGATTAATCGTGTAACGTCTTAAGCTCCAGTTGGTACTTAAAACATTTGCCTTCTCTTTAGGTCCAATGATTCATGCTAATGTTGGAGACAAAGTTAAGGTGGTTTTCAAGAACATGGCAACCAGACCTTATTCCATTCATGCACACGGAGTCAAAACAGAAAACCCCAGCGTGCACCAAACCCAACCAGGTACAGAAATGCCTAGAAATAATAGAAGCGGATGGAACAAAAGGACACAATCAATAAACAATTTCAGTCACTGTGGAACTTTTTTATGACTTCAGcagaataaatgtgtttttctgagaACATAGAAAGGGCATGCAGTATTCCATctactcttctttttctctgatgGATTATGCCATGTTCTTAATGTATAAATGGTGTCCAAAACACTAAAAACTACAATGTGTTTCTCAGGTGAAATTCACACCTACACCTGGTATGTCAACAAGAACACTGGACCAACAACAGAGCAAGAGGAGTGCTCTGTGTCAGCGTACTACTCTACTGTTGATGTTGCAAAGGTACGATGATGTAGGCAAGACCAAACACAGCACAGGCACTAACAGGTACTCACAGACTTATATGTTGTCCCCCTGCCCCTCCAGGACCTTTACAGCGGACTGATTGGTCCATTAGTGGTCTGCCGCCGTAGTTGGGGCAGGTGAGTATCTACATGTTCACCTGCTTGATGTACAGCACAGCACACATTCTGTTTATGCAGTACCACATAATAAAGTATGATAAAATCTTTGCTCTTCCAGGACTTTAGGACTGAAGAAGGAAGTGGAAGAGTTTGCACTGCTTTTCCTGGTTTTTGATGAGAATGAGAGTTGGTAAGTAGCAGATAGAGTCCCTTTGAAACCTCTGCTTCCTCTGTTCAGCGGGCAATACATgctaaaatgacaaaaatttgAAGTAACAGGGTCCACCCTAATTTCTTAGTTCCAATTGGGGTATGAACATCCACCATAACTGAAACAAGGGAAGACTGACACGTGAATAAACAGAACAAAGGCCATTTCTTTGCCTTAGCCTGCTCGACAAAACCTAAAATTCCAGTAAGAGATAACCAGGTTTATGATGGTGGTCATCAGCTTACTCTGTTAAGCAGTGATTTCCACTTCAGGCTCTGTATGCACTCAGTCACATGACTTCTTAAAGGAGTCCACACAAAACGATTCCCATGAGTGTACCCTCCTGATAACTAGAGATGTTATCAGGTGATAAAATGCTGAACGAAAAAATAACATTACAATAAATTACAAATAAGACAATATGGAGATTGATTCTGCAGAAAAAACATTGATCtctaatgaaaaaaaactttaacctgcacaaaactgtaaaataaacatttta belongs to Oreochromis niloticus isolate F11D_XX linkage group LG17, O_niloticus_UMD_NMBU, whole genome shotgun sequence and includes:
- the cp gene encoding ceruloplasmin, with amino-acid sequence MLRLDLRAVLLLFCVVTCVSGMRREYFLKIEEVSWNYAPTGRNIIQNRSIQDDEEASIFLKSGPQRIGSTYKKAVYKQYSDATYRTEVTKAEWLGYLGPLLMAEEGDTLIVHLKNTASRPYSAHPHGLNYTKGNEGALYPDGTGPELKRDDSVAPGQTVTYEWTLAESHGPTSHDSNCMTRFYHSHVSPPKDINSGLIGPLIVCKRGTLDLHGDSSGDYQYALLFMVSDENFSWYLDENIRTYITNPARNLKEDEDFIESNKMHGINGLLYGNLRGLSMCQGNKIQWHLFALGNEVDMHSVHFHGQILTTMNHHTDTISLFPASSTTAEMVADNPGHWLLTCSVNDHLMAGMQALFEIKKCFPNVHKPRPHGELRQYFIAAEEEVWDYAPTVPTDGTAETFVTRGQNRIGSRYKKVRYVEYTDNTFMTKILRSPEEQHLGILGPVLKAEEKDTIRVVFKNKASRPYTIQPHGVQYSVEQDGTLYHNELEESYTDKKLRELKRLPRVVTPPPAALVRPGMVHIYEWMVPVGAGPVEGEADCLTYLYYSAVDPVKDTSSGLVGPLLICRPKSLKKGVQKNYNKEFHLMATVFDENLSWYLDDNIRTFTTAPNTVNKEDEGFIESNKMHAINGFVYNNLPGLTMCKGDKVSWHLSGLGSETDIISLYFQGNRFIYEQNRRDTISVFPHISHTVTMEPDSMGQFEVVSATVNHYRNGMRANYTVEKCSILHRQSEMMLHSKTYYIAAMEIDWDYAPNRTWEVEMFRGMESPAPIFLDKQGGFIGSRYKKVVYRQFTSDKFTKQVERTADMEHLGIVGPMIHANVGDKVKVVFKNMATRPYSIHAHGVKTENPSVHQTQPGEIHTYTWYVNKNTGPTTEQEECSVSAYYSTVDVAKDLYSGLIGPLVVCRRSWGRTLGLKKEVEEFALLFLVFDENESWYLDENIRAQIRNPRPNLKDDEDFIESNKMHAINGYVYGNLNGLNMEVGDKVYWYLMGMGNEVDIHTAHWHGHSVEYKLGGGAHRADVYELFPATFQTVKMRPQYPGTWLLHCHVTDHIKAGMEAMYTVTEKPKKSGIFG